In the Helianthus annuus cultivar XRQ/B chromosome 11, HanXRQr2.0-SUNRISE, whole genome shotgun sequence genome, one interval contains:
- the LOC110922053 gene encoding uncharacterized protein LOC110922053, producing MYPISVQYLIPYSELLNLFLRRWLDISVIHSFSMYFFLSPNSRCAFFDPYKICGAKCESDPDDVIKHIKEVYEHHEDKRYFLAPYHDNDHWKLLIFEPTTSSAFIVDSIKKGKSEESYLISKLIPSGFERTFTWTVINCYQQPGSWECGYMLIKHMWEFVETIQHDFINRKWNTQEKTSGEEIESMVVDLMERWIKEVFGIRT from the exons ATGTATCCCATATCGGTTCAATATCTAATCCCATATTCGGAATTGTTAAACTTATTTCTAAGGCGGTGGCTTGATATTAGCGTAATACATTCGTTTTCCAT gTATTTTTTTCTGTCTCCCAATTCCCGGTGTGCATTTTTTGATCCGTACAAAATTTGTGGTGCAAAATGCGAAAGTGATCCGGATGATGTGATAAAACACATCAAAGAGGTATACGAGCATCATGAAGACAAAAGATATTTTCTTGCACCTTATCATGACAA cgaTCACTGGAAGCTTTTAATATTTGAACCAACCACTTCAAGCGCATTCATTGTTGATTCAATAAAAAAGGGAAAGTCGGAGGAAAGTTACCTCATTTCAAAGCTAATTCCCAGTGGTTTCGAGAGAACTTTTACATGGACAGTTATCAAT TGCTACCAACAACCGGGCTCATGGGAATGCGGTTATATGTTGATAAAACACATGTGGGAGTTTGTTGAGACAATTCAACATGACTTTATTAATCGT AAATGGAATACACAAGAGAAGACTTCGGGTGAGGAAATTGAATCTATGGTCGTAGACTTGATGGAGCGTTGGATTAAGGAGGTGTTTGGGATTCGGACATGA